In the Drosophila takahashii strain IR98-3 E-12201 chromosome 3R, DtakHiC1v2, whole genome shotgun sequence genome, one interval contains:
- the Dip-C gene encoding xaa-Pro dipeptidase encodes MSAYQMGSGHAVPMTLFRDNRDRAVKAILKELLPGLKFDAGNLLVLLEGGKDKSLYNTDVDYVFRQESYFQYLFGVKEPACYGILTIDVKTGAQKSILFVPRFPDEYGTWMGELLGLEAFKDMYEVDEVLYADELTAYLERASPKLILTLSGTNSDSGLTLQPPEFEGKEKYVTDCDLLYPILSECRVIKSPAEIEVLRYVAKVSSDAHIKVMKFMRPGRMEFEGESLFLHHAYSVGGCRHASYTCICGSGTNSAILHYGHAGAPNSRPVQDGDLCLFDMGANYCGYAADITCTFPANGKFTEDQKFIYNAVLAARDAVTEAARDGVSWVDMHRLAGKVLLQQLKEGGMLTGDVEEMLEAGVSGVFQPHGLGHLIGLDVHDVGGYLPTEPSRPSEPWLSKLRFARILKAGMYVTIEPGCYFINWLMDKALADPNIVKYINVEMFNRFRGFGGVRIEDDVLITKTGVENFAIVPRTVEEIEAAMSSP; translated from the coding sequence ATGTCAGCCTACCAAATGGGATCGGGCCATGCCGTGCCCATGACTCTTTTCCGGGACAACAGGGATCGCGCAGTGAAGGCGATCCTGAAGGAGCTCCTTCCGGGCCTAAAGTTCGATGCGGGCAacctgctggtgctgctcgAGGGCGGCAAGGACAAGAGCCTGTACAACACCGACGTGGACTACGTTTTCCGGCAGGAGTCCTACTTCCAGTACTTGTTTGGCGTCAAGGAGCCCGCCTGCTATGGAATCCTCACCATCGATGTGAAGACGGGCGCCCAGAAGAGCATCCTGTTCGTTCCCCGCTTTCCGGATGAGTACGGCACCTGGATGGGCGAACTGCTTGGTTTGGAGGCCTTCAAGGACATGTACGAGGTGGACGAGGTGCTCTACGCCGACGAATTGACCGCCTATCTGGAGAGGGCGTCGCCCAAGTTGATACTCACGCTGAGTGGCACCAATAGCGATAGCGGCCTCACCCTCCAGCCGCCTGAGTTCGAGGGCAAGGAGAAGTACGTGACCGACTGCGATCTGCTCTATCCCATCCTCTCCGAATGCCGGGTGATCAAGTCACCGGCGGAAATCGAGGTGCTGCGTTATGTGGCCAAGGTCTCATCGGACGCCCACATCAAGGTGATGAAGTTTATGCGTCCCGGTCGCATGGAGTTCGAGGGCGAGTCCCTGTTCCTGCACCACGCCTACTCGGTGGGCGGCTGCCGGCACGCCTCGTACACCTGCATCTGCGGCAGCGGAACGAACTCAGCGATTCTGCACTACGGTCATGCGGGAGCACCCAACAGCCGGCCCGTCCAGGACGGCGATCTCTGCCTGTTCGACATGGGAGCCAACTACTGCGGCTATGCGGCAGACATCACCTGCACGTTCCCGGCCAACGGCAAGTTCACCGAGGATCAGAAGTTCATCTACAATGCCGTTTTGGCTGCACGTGATGCGGTGACGGAGGCGGCCCGGGATGGAGTATCCTGGGTGGACATGCACAGGTTGGCGGGCAaggtgctgctgcagcagctgaaGGAGGGCGGCATGCTAACCGGCGACGTGGAGGAGATGCTCGAGGCAGGAGTTTCCGGCGTGTTCCAGCCGCACGGTCTGGGTCATCTCATTGGTCTGGATGTGCACGATGTGGGCGGTTACCTGCCCACGGAACCGAGTCGCCCCAGTGAGCCGTGGCTGAGCAAGTTGCGATTTGCCCGAATCCTTAAAGCCGGCATGTATGTGACCATCGAACCGGGCTGCTACTTCATCAATTGGCTGATGGACAAAGCTTTGGCCGATCCAAACATTGTTAAATACATCAACGTAGAGATGTTCAACCGCTTCCGTGGATTTGGAGGCGTGCGCATCGAGGACGACGTGCTAATCACAAAAACTGGCGTCGAGAACTTTGCCATTGTGCCACGCACAGTTGAGGAAATCGAGGCAGCTATGAGCTCGCCTTAA
- the Scgbeta gene encoding beta-sarcoglycan yields the protein MMNTFENTFIRGPSPSYSDDANSENALSVTLPIGAAVADLDFCRDDSKTDTGDYFDEKYNSDSCSRLHPGHQGRNTFAFWTIVVLLLVLTVGNLILTLTIVGVLRLGKGVQGMEVIPEVDVVKFYGSTDLERVQTNSIGQIHGFSDVPVTISSDAVEDQESGVHVRVFRNGNGATNERDRIVLNREGILVQATNLFEVKDPIDKQPIFTTHRPQYNIPGGVEALQAKVVSASGIASPIDESLVLESDGRMAIRGSEGVYFDAASVDMQAEHHVLINSTQGATILEAGTGIFLDMERIPIVSSELGLRTGSVQYKICVCMPHGTLFRIAIPRVHNGPKITCAHFSGKDDPCEVN from the coding sequence ATGATGAATACTTTTGAGAACACCTTCATCCGGGGACCCTCGCCGTCCTATTCCGACGATGCCAACTCGGAGAACGCGCTGTCCGTCACCCTGCCCATCGGAGCAGCGGTCGCGGATCTGGACTTCTGCCGCGACGACTCCAAGACGGATACGGGTGACTACTTCGACGAGAAGTACAACAGCGACAGCTGCTCGCGCCTGCATCCCGGTCACCAAGGGCGCAACACCTTCGCCTTTTGGACCATAGTGGTTCTCCTTTTGGTCCTGACCGTGGGCAATCTGATCTTGACCCTCACCATTGTGGGTGTGCTGCGGCTGGGCAAAGGTGTCCAGGGCATGGAGGTGATTCCCGAGGTGGATGTGGTCAAGTTCTATGGCTCCACGGACCTGGAGCGGGTGCAGACCAACTCGATTGGGCAGATTCACGGCTTCTCCGACGTTCCGGTGACCATTAGCAGCGATGCCGTTGAAGATCAGGAAAGTGGTGTCCATGTGCGGGTCTTTCGCAATGGCAATGGTGCTACCAACGAACGGGATAGGATTGTCCTGAACCGGGAGGGCATCCTCGTCCAGGCCACGAATCTGTTTGAGGTCAAGGACCCGATCGATAAGCAGCCCATTTTCACCACCCACCGACCGCAGTACAATATTCCTGGCGGAGTGGAGGCGCTGCAGGCCAAGGTGGTGAGTGCCAGCGGCATCGCGAGTCCCATCGACGAGTCCCTCGTCCTCGAGAGCGACGGACGCATGGCCATCAGGGGCTCCGAGGGCGTCTACTTCGATGCGGCAAGCGTGGACATGCAGGCCGAGCATCATGTCCTGATAAACTCCACGCAGGGCGCCACCATCCTGGAGGCGGGCACAGGGATCTTCCTGGACATGGAGCGCATCCCGATCGTCAGCTCGGAACTGGGACTCCGCACGGGCAGCGTGCAGTACAAGATCTGTGTGTGCATGCCGCACGGCACCCTCTTCCGCATCGCCATTCCACGGGTGCACAACGGTCCCAAGATTACGTGCGCCCACTTTAGCGGCAAGGACGATCCCTGCGAGGTCAACTAA
- the LOC108059578 gene encoding c-Myc-binding protein homolog: MSFKPIDPKRDEIRRYLERGSVLDSLTKIFIRVIKERPENPMEYIRNHIGVVRHQHDKYERLQQDLQLANEEIQRLRGIINSINPEVLQGHTPLVSSEVVVVPEVPQEEAVAEPTEVVEPQENGEIQSPEKPGESASAVAEVTAAVEACQIEENPVAAAPPPSNVDAPQPSSSVQEEATSSQE, translated from the exons ATGTCCTTTAAG CCCATTGATCCGAAGCGCGATGAGATCCGGCGCTACCTGGAGCGCGGCAGCGTCCTGGACTCGCTGACCAAGATCTTCATACGCGTGATTAAGGAGCGGCCCGAGAATCCGATGGAGTACATCCGCAACCACATCGGCGTGGTGCGCCACCAGCACGACAAGTACGAGCGCCTGCAGCAGGACCTGCAGCTGGCCAACGAGGAGATCCAGCGGCTGCGTGGCATCATCAACAGCATCAATCCCGAGGTGCTCCAGGGCCACACGCCCTTGGTTTCCAGTGAGGTGGTTGTGGTGCCGGAGGTGCCGCAAGAAGAAGCCGTGGCAGAGCCCACTGAAGTGGTGGAGCCGCAGGAGAACGGGGAGATCCAGAGCCCAGAGAAGCCTGGAGAAAGTGCATCCGCCGTGGCCGAGGTAACAGCTGCCGTGGAGGCCTGCCAGATTGAGGAGAACCCagtggctgctgctcctcctccttccaATGTGGATGCCCCTCAGCCCAGTTCATCCGTCCAAGAAGAGGCCACCAGCTCCCAGGAGTAG
- the LOC108059558 gene encoding palmitoyltransferase ZDHHC6, translated as MSAEISGFRRFLHWGPITALSIIKCITLTTLYMNSMWWPPNESFAGFAHQALFLLLSTLATFNYVMATLTGPGLMPKQWQPKDPKDAEFLQYCKKCEGYKAPRSHHCRKCDRCVKKMDHHCPWINHCVGWANHAYFTYFLLFSILGSLQGTVVLCCSFWRGIYRYYYLTHGLAHLASVQFTLASIIMCILGMGLAIGVVIGLSMLLFIQLKTIVTNQTGIEIWIVEKALYRRYRNADSDDEFLYPYDLGWRQNLRLVFNDECQKRGDGIEWPVVEGCNQYTLTREQLAQKEEKRARTRTFRCIRPVTGRWLPIFSQGWRVCVAAPCSDEPRIRLRPDDVIRVTRFRNHWLFGERVPSEKELIGGKKHQRRGHIRGWFPRRSAVEVIEAVQECSGDSNSDGTSPPTQNGNAHSHLKQQQRNGHAKKYM; from the exons gcatCATCAAGTGCATAACGCTGACGACGCTCTACATGAACTCAATGTGGTGGCCGCCGAATGAATCATTCGCCGGATTTGCCCACCAGGCGCTGTTCCTGCTCCTCTCCACGCTGGCCACCTTCAATTACGTCATGGCCACGTTGACAGGTCCCGGACTGATGCCAAAACAGTGGCAGCCGAAG GATCCCAAGGACGCCGAGTTCCTGCAGTATTGCAAAAAGTGCGAGGGCTACAAGGCCCCACGCTCCCATCATTGTCGCAAGT GTGACCGCTGCGTAAAGAAGATGGACCACCACTGCCCGTGGATAAATCACTGCGTTGGCTGGGCCAACCACGCCTACTTCACCTACTTCCTGCTCTTCTCCATCCTGGGCAGCTTGCAGGGCACCGTGGTGCTCTGTTGCTCCTTTTGGCGCGGCATTTACCGCTACTACTATCTCACCCACGGGCTGGCTCACCTGGCCAGCGTCCAGTTCACGCTGGCCAGCATCATCATGTGCATTTTGGGCATGGGTCTGGCCATCGGAGTCGTCATTGGTCTGAGCATGCTGCTGTTCATCCAGCTGAAGACGATCGTCACTAACCAGACGGGCATTGAGATTTGGATAGTGGAGAAGGCCCTGTACCGCCGCTACAGGAATGCCGACAGCGACGACGAGTTTCTCTATCCCTACGATCTGGGCTGGCGCCAAAATTTGCGACTGGTGTTTAATGATGAGTGCCAAAAGCGAGGCGATGGCATCGAATGGCCTGTGGTCGAGGGCTGCAATCAGTATACATTAACG CGAGAACAACTGGCGCAGAAGGAGGAGAAGCGGGCCAGAACGCGCACCTTCAGATGCATCAGACCCGTCACTGGTCGCTGGCTGCCGATATTCTCGCAGGGATGGCGGGTCTGCGTGGCCGCTCCCTGTTCCGATGAGCCGCGCATTCGCCTCCGACCCGACGACGTGATTAGGGTCACCCGCTTCCGCAACCACTGGCTGTTTGGGGAGCGAGTGCCCTCCGAAAAGGAGCTGATTGGCGGGAAGAAGCACCAGCGTAGGGGTCACATTCGCGGCTGGTTCCCACGCCGCAGCGCCGTCGAGGTCATTGAAGCGGTCCAGGAATGCAGCGGCGATAGCAACAGTGACGGTACGTCACCTCCGACTCAAAATGGCAACGCCCACAGCCActtgaagcagcagcaacgaaACGGACACGCCAAAAAGTACATGTAG
- the pps gene encoding death-inducer obliterator 1, protein MSSSVFTEAPSARPAAADSDSNLVVVYSKNGVSFDERAIGNIMEEKSISTISVVRLTSPTPSMVDQEEAERLEELASFMDAATDSELDSDNGSQSGGGGGGEDTSDADAQDEDNQNTGGESHNGDSTETETEAPRTRRRAGRKPKTIKKRKRRRPKERPQIVGLRVEQFYADSTADMVVKNALKLAGVSVYKRTAETDAQLEVIRNDHNYTPFTSPEQLRNHKRAEKMAMEVQAQSRKIIMQAPGSVKLINAKKRVQAVPFSPLQVKVQRVAVKPQQVPQPTQLQVIRKPIQPPLPQKPEIIASRPRPTRAPVKVIAPVQDFIEDDDDAHSSDPADEENADKSYDTEEMSEESDDFQESDNDRDSDMDFDMRRSGGRTANKRKRVRKVVRPAAQSKPVKPLHPSPSAPQHFPELKKRKEVVVEQNKAPQIGQIIQLPTKAAAPTVFALGRGLPSTSFLKIRPTHQTLPVKKPPLPTAAPANSNVRRMPAVQLGRIMNSPQEVKEIIINKNMASPKGVFTNLNSLLGENNNATIKSSPDPLRHRAVMSPSTPRSSYSQQMPPIVVPVPASAAAPSQALTPSKGFMPIGVDTAQSHKLPAQIVIETHQSSSELAAENDKQLDLINSIVQDELLKATLVEQPPVNADEDIPKLVKMLESTAADLGPQLPPQNFGNCGLQGPENPIDIMETADEDEITADFLQHVVGLIEEDKQFEAEVVKQVLASTEPGTLDDIVSLPTQPVILSQGSTVQTPANLPAQAVLVEPSQSMTSLPIACSTPSRSVATTPLATSAKVVRGNGRVIYLPPMEAPTTRAKRRAQFPAASGIATTSSADLGNVSFGETSLDTSISQLANISSLSNDSQTGVGPKRPNPREPSLARRSAVPRRSKKLNTSQSNDPEASESQEDDDDPNKLWCICRQPHNNRFMICCDLCEDWFHGTCVGVTKAMGTEMEHKGVDWKCPKCVKKQEEKSQPRITDMLVSKTSLAPAEEKPNETKVPSSSVEFVQVTTTPSTPRRTLPVGVTVASSPMRVPMIKSAKKFPSSAIPNQQQPQLNFIKLGPSPNRISESICVVCKRPASSNSVYCGEECIRKYAQSALHSHSVAKGPESPLPQFASVQSPLNNSLEAKKNKKKDLFEDVLRQADSVSKVDRINVFERRTGRVITGHLAPTAHQLRKWLQENPTFEVLPSGTLQSTDAEKRQLKRAPELSTSAEAAAVANAVPKKPIEAATKLSQPIAVQANSVGISSVRNLPKKEKERPSTPAQVATPSRSAGKPEPVRIGIRRSLKEQLLSRIKEAQAAELTSSQEAATQWLTVLEVDQFVKNVELEMFNSFGRDVGAKYKAKYRSLMFNIKDRKNRTLFEKICAKQVEPKQLVRMTPEQLASQELAKWREEENRHQLDMIKKSELDMLSCAQNYVVKTHKGEEVIATKVDVTLPEEDVIEASAVDKKQSSVVSEPDTSILERSSSREKSGSSKEKRHKSHKHHHRKRSRSRSNSRGRNVEKRHRRHHNEGDSAGGGGGESREHRSREKQSRERDEVMPKKREENDQSPVPKKKVEPNAYNLIDQILESEKTVEQAANLGKPKPSPKPLPTLPKAAEPQDNYSRYVQGLTMSSLWSGTLKMIDLADFEMVMYPVQGNCQQLGSLMPSQMDVIGRITRVNVWEYIKKLKKSPTKEVVLVNIFPASPSETRKFDLFFEYLDSRQRLGVLGVDSDQVRDFYIFPLGTNDELPPALQTPESVPFFEDAQRPNTLLGIIVRCVSKRPAEAPPTTPSVPSPVPTASSKVARKSRSTTVFTPQSSPKRKASTHSTSSKDDEFDIDAIIKAPIAKLQKTVPKAVPLPTVTNDADDEPYSPGGSDDELVPTAPRIPNDLERQVNEINKQIAAQQMEIAGLLKVEPSGSASSSNVLAGISIPPNLSKILASIKDKTDLSSNAGEGDEEYNPEDAITTASSMAAKPKSKGRLAHLSEAELLRMATDNMAGVSPSSSRSRHQHHPPPPLPPPPPPPPGV, encoded by the exons ATGTCCAGTTCGGTGTTTACGGAGGCGCCCAGCGCCCGGCCGGCGGCAGCCGACAGTGACTCCAATCTGGTGGTGGTCTACAGCAAGAATGGAGTCTCCTTCGACGAGCGCGCCATCGGGAATATCATGG AGGAAAAATCGATTTCCACCATCAGCGTGGTGCGTCTCACCTCGCCCACGCCCAGCATGGTGGACCAGGAGGAGGCCGAACGGCTGGAGGAGCTGGCCAGCTTCATGGACGCGGCCACGGACTCGGAGCTGGACAGCGACAACGGCAGCCAaagtggcggcggcggcggtggcgagGATACCAGCGATGCGGACGCCCAGGACGAGGATAACCAAAACACCGGCGGGGAGAGTCACAATGGTGACTCCACGGAGACGGAAACCGAAGCCCCGCGCACCCGCAGGCGTGCCGGCCGAAAGCCCAAGACCATCAAGAAGCGCAAGCGACGCAGGCCCAAGGAGCGACCCCAAATTGTGGGCCTGCGGGTGGAGCAGTTCTATGCGGACAGCACGGCTGATATGGTTGTGAAAAATGCACTGA AGCTGGCAGGAGTTTCCGTCTACAAGAGGACTGCGGAGACAGACGCGCAGCTGGAGGTTATCCGCAACGACCACAACTACACACCCTTCACGTCGCCGGAGCAGCTCAGGAATCACAAGCGAGCCGAGAAGATGGCCATGGAGGTGCAGGCCCAGAGCCGCAAAATCATTATGCAAGCACCGGGCAGTGTGAAGCTAATCAATGCCAAAAAGCGCGTCCAGGCTGTGCCCTTCAGTCCGCTGCAGGTGAAGGTCCAGCGAGTGGCCGTGAAGCCACAACAAGTTCCGCAGCCGACGCAGCTGCAGGTGATCCGCAAGCCCATCCAGCCGCCACTGCCACAAAAGCCAGAGATTATTGCGAGCAGACCGAGACCCACACGCGCTCCCGTCAAAGTGATTGCTCCAGTGCAGGACTTCATCGAAGACGACGACGATGCGCATAGCTCGGATCCCGCGGACGAGGAGAACGCCGACAAGTCCTATGATACGGAGGAGATGAGCGAGGAGAGCGATGACTTCCAGGAATCGGACAACGACCGCGACAGCGACATGGACTTCGATATGCGGCGCAGCGGCGGCCGCACTGCGAACAAGAGGAAGCGAGTGAGGAAGGTGGTGAGGCCAGCGGCTCAAAGCAAACCAGTGAAGCCTCTGCACCCGTCGCCCTCCGCACCGCAGCACTTCCCAGAACTAAAGAAGCGGAAGGAAGTCGTTGTGGAACAGAACAAGGCCCCGCAGATTGGCCAAATCATTCAGTTGCCCACGAAAGCGGCGGCGCCCACAGTGTTTGCCCTGGGCAGAGGACTTCCCAGCACCTCGTTCTTGAAGATTCGACCCACACATCAGACGCTGCCGGTCAAGAAACCACCACTGCCAACGGCGGCACCCGCAAATTCCAATGTGCGCCGCATGCCAGCCGTGCAATTGGGCAGGATCATGAACTCGCCGCAGGAGGTCAAGGAGATTATCATTAACAAGAACATGGCCAGCCCCAAGGGAGTGTTTACCAATTTGAACAGCCTGCTGGGCGAGAACAACAATGCTACCATCAAATCCTCGCCTGATCCTCTCCGCCACCGTGCTGTGATGTCGCCCAGCACTCCACGGTCGAGCTACAGCCAGCAGATGCCCCCGATTGTGGTTCCTGttcctgcttctgctgctgctccctCGCAAGCTTTAACCCCGTCCAAGGGGTTCATGCCCATCGGCGTGGACACGGCTCAGTCGCACAAGTTGCCCGCCCAAATTGTGATCGAGACCCACCAGAGTTCCTCCGAGTTGGCGGCCGAGAATGACAAGCAGCTGGATCTAATCAACTCGATTGTGCAGGACGAACTGCTGAAGGCGACGCTCGTGGAACAGCCGCCAGTTAATGCCGATGAAGatataccaaaattggttaagATGCTGGAGAGCACAGCGGCGGATTTGGGTCCCCAGTTGCCACCGCAAAACTTTGGTAATTGCGGCTTGCAGGGACCAGAAAATCCCATTGACATTATGGAGACGGCGGACGAGGATGAGATTACGGCAGATTTCCTGCAGCATGTGGTGGGTCTGATCGAGGAGGACAAGCAGTTTGAGGCCGAGGTGGTGAAGCAAGTGCTGGCCAGCACAGAGCCGGGTACCCTGGATGACATTGTGTCGTTGCCTACGCAGCCTGTAATCTTATCGCAAGGCTCAACCGTTCAG accCCAGCGAATCTGCCTGCTCAAGCTGTTCTTGTAGAGCCCTCGCAATCGATGACCTCACTGCCCATTGCCTGCAGTACTCCTTCGAGGAGCGTGGCAACAACACCTTTGGCTACCTCGGCAAAGGTTGTGCGTGGCAACGGTCGGGTCATTTACCTGCCTCCCATGGAAGCGCCCACAACGCGTGCCAAGCGACGGGCACAGTTTCCCGCAGCCTCCGGAATAGCCACTACTAGTAGCGCGGATCTGGGCAACGTGTCCTTTGGTGAAACGTCTCTGGATACAAGCATTAGTCAGCTGGCCAATATCAGCAGCCTGAGCAATGACAGCCAAACGGGAGTGGGGCCAAAACGACCCAATCCCAGGGAGCCATCGCTGGCCAGGCGCTCCGCGGTGCCCAGAAGATCGAAGAAGCTTAACACGAGTCAGAGCAATGATCCCGAGGCCTCAGAATCTCAGGAGGATGACGATGATCCCAATAA GCTCTGGTGTATCTGCCGTCAGCCCCATAATAATCGTTTTATGATCTGCTGTGACTTGTGCGAGGATTGGTTCCACGGAACATGTGTTGGGGTCACCAAAGCAATGGGCACAGAGATGGAACACAAGGGCGTCGACTGGAAGTGCCCGAAATGTGTTAAGAAACAGGAGGAGAAG AGCCAACCGCGCATAACGGACATGTTGGTTAGCAAAACATCCTTAGCACCAGCTGAGGAAAAACCAAATGAAACCAAAGTACCATCGTCGTCGGTGGAATTTGTTCAGGTTACTACGACTCCTTCGACGCCCAGAAGAACACTGCCGGTGGGGGTTACCGTAGCCAGTTCCCCCATGCGAGTGCCTATGATAAAGTCGGCGAAGAAATTCCCAAGCAGTGCAATCCCCaatcagcagcagccgcagcttAACTTTATCAAATTGGGACCATCCCCTAACCGCATTTCGGAGTCGATTTGTGTTGTCTGCAAGCGGCCGGCGAGCTCCAATTCCGTTTACTGCGGCGAAGAGTGTATACGGAAATACGCCCAAAGCGCCCTTCACTCACACTCGGTGGCCAAAGGTCCAGAAAGTCCGTTGCCGCAATTTGCCAGCGTTCAATCGCCTTTGAACAACTCCCTGGAGgccaagaaaaacaagaagaagGATCTGTTTGAGGACGTGCTGAGGCAGGCGGACTCTGTTTCAAAAGTGGATCGT ATAAATGTGTTTGAGCGCAGAACGGGACGTGTAATCACCGGCCACTTGGCACCAACTGCACATCAGTTGCGAAAATGGCTGCAGGAGAATCCCACCTTCGAGGTGCTGCCCTCGGGAACACTTCAGTCAACCGACGCAGAG AAGCGTCAGCTAAAACGAGCCCCGGAATTATCCACCTCCGCTGAAGCTGCCGCAGTTGCAAATGCAGTTCCAAAAAAGCCGATTGAAGCTGCGACCAAATTAAGCCAACCAATTGCAGTTCAGGCTAACTCAGTGGGGATCTCTTCCGTGCGTAACTTGCCCAAGAAGGAGAAAGAGAGGCCTTCAACTCCAGCGCAAGTGGCCACGCCCAGTCGAAGCGCAGGCAAACCCGAACCCGTTCGAATTGGCATTCGACGGTCCCTCAAAGAGCAGCTGCTGTCGCGGATCAAGGAGGCCCAGGCTGCAGAGCTGACCTCAAGCCAGGAGGCAGCAACCCAGTGGCTGACGGTACTCGAAGTGGATCAGTTCGTGAAGAACGTGGAATTGGAAATGTTCAATTCGTTTGGACGCGACGTGGGTGCCAAGTACAAGGCCAAGTATCGGTCGCTTATGTTTAACATCAAGGATCGCAAGAACCGAACGCTGTTCGAGAAGATATGTGCCAAGCAGGTGGAGCCCAAGCAGCTGGTGCGAATGACGCCCGAGCAGTTGGCCAGCCAGGAATTGGCCAAGTGGCGAGAGGAGGAGAATCGACACCAGCTGGACATGATCAAGAAATCCGAGCTGGACATGCTGTCGTGTGCCCAAAACTATGTCGTAAAGACGCACAAAGGAGAGGAGGTGATTGCCACGAAGGTGGATGTTACGCTGCCCGAAGAGGATGTCATCGAAGCATCTGCGGTTGACAAGAAGCAGTCGTCAGTGGTGAGTGAGCCAGATACCTCCATACTGGAACGTTCCTCCTCCAGGGAGAAGTCGGGGTCATCGAAGGAGAAGCGCCACAAGAGCCACAAGCATCATCACCGCAAACGGAGTCGCAGTCGTTCCAATAGTCGCGGTCGAAACGTCGAGAAGCGCCATCGTCGCCATCACAACGAAGGGGATtcagctggaggaggaggaggagaatcGCGAGAGCATCGATCCCGCGAGAAACAAAGCAGGGAAAGAGATGAGGTGATGCCCAAGAAGAGGGAGGAAAACGATCAATCGCCGGTGCCCAAAAAGAAAGTAGAGCCCAATGCCTACAACCTGATTGATCAAATTCTGGAATCTGAGAAAACCGTTGAGCAGGCAGCGAATTTGGGCAAACCGAAACCTTCACCCAAGCCACTGCCAACTCTGCCAAAGGCCGCCGAGCCGCAGGACAACTACTCCCGCTATGTGCAAGGCCTGACCATGAGTTCCCTGTGGTCCGGCACCCTCAAGATGATCGACCTGGCTGACTTTGAGATGGTCATGTACCCCGTTCAGGGCAACTGCCAACAACTAGGCAGCCTAATGCCCAGCCAGATGGATGTAATCGGTCGCATTACCCGCGTAAATGTCTGGGAGTACATCAAGAAGCTGAAAAAGAGTCCCACAAAGGAGGTGGTCCTGGTGAACATATTTCCCGCATCGCCCAGCGAGACACGCAAGTTTGATCTCTTCTTCGAGTACCTCGACTCGCGTCAGCGGTTGGGCGTCTTGGGAGTGGACTCGGATCAGGTGCGGGACTTTTACATATTCCCACTGGGCACCAACGATGAGTTGCCGCCAGCGCTGCAGACCCCAGAGTCAGTTCCCTTCTTCGAGGACGCCCAACGACCCAACACGTTGCTTGGCATCATCGTGCGCTGCGTGAGCAAGCGACCTGCAGAAGCTCCGCCAACGACACCATCAGTGCCTTCTCCGGTTCCCACTGCCAGCAGCAAGGTAGCAAGG AAATCTCGCAGCACGACCGTGTTCACGCCCCAAAGCAGCCCCAAACGCAAGGCGAGCACCCACTCGACCAGCTCCAAGGATGATGAGTTCGACATCGATGCCATCATCAAGGCGCCAATTGCAAAGCTGCAGAAGA CTGTACCCAAAGCGGTGCCCCTGCCAACGGTGACGAACGATGCCGATGACGAGCCCTATTCGCCTGGCGGATCCGACGACGAATTGGTGCCGACTGCTCCAAGAATCCCGAACGATCTTGAGCGGCAGGTGAATGAAATTAACAAGCAAATAGCCGCGCAACAAATGGAAATAGCCGGCTTGCTTAAAGTAGAGCCCTCG GGATCAGCGTCCTCGTCGAATGTTCTAGCCGGCATATCAATTCCACCAAATCTTTCAAAGATCCTGGCCAGCATCAAGGACAAAACGGACCTGTCCTCTAATGCTGGCGAAGGAGATGAGGAGTACAACCCCGAGGACGCAATCACCACGGCCAGTTCAATGG CAGCGAAGCCGAAGAGCAAAGGTCGTTTGGCGCATCTAAGTGAAGCTGAGCTTCTTAGAATGGCGACGGACAATATGGCAGGCGTGAGTCCCAGCTCGTCAAGGAGCCGCCACCAGCATCATCCACCGCCACCGCttccaccaccgccgccaccgcctccGGGTGTTTAG